One Propionispora hippei DSM 15287 genomic window carries:
- a CDS encoding acyltransferase family protein, with amino-acid sequence MSKGFQGKLPQPRAENTDRMYYLDNLRTFVIVMVVVMHTSIGYMAKPPEWWYVIDIKNNMLFDLLVMVVDVFIMPIMFLIAGYFALPVLIKKGTAEFWRSKFSRIVVPWVIGVLLFAPLITYVIPFSRMDIPPSYMSFWANFFQPPFFNQAHYWFLGVLAWFFALLTVVYHFSPSFCQRKTSPSSPSIGTFLFICLVPAIAFFVANLYFHSDEWVSVAYIAHIQPTRIGLYLCYFGLGVHAWRNLWFTKAGYNPEFGRWFFAFVVMLAIFTAYRIVFSDTTPLLLKAGHALVHSIFNLAATFGFMVLFRDFFNSDAYLWRRLSANSYTIYYINYFILLPIACLVQKLEAPVWIKFVSVSTLAVVLCYLVSEYIIGRVISISRKKPAQILDHSS; translated from the coding sequence ATGAGCAAGGGTTTTCAAGGCAAGCTTCCCCAACCAAGGGCAGAGAATACTGACAGAATGTATTACTTAGATAATCTTCGGACATTTGTTATTGTGATGGTTGTTGTTATGCACACTTCCATCGGATATATGGCTAAACCGCCGGAATGGTGGTATGTAATCGATATAAAAAATAATATGCTATTCGATCTTTTGGTAATGGTTGTCGATGTATTTATTATGCCAATTATGTTTCTCATTGCCGGATATTTTGCGTTGCCTGTACTGATAAAAAAGGGGACAGCCGAATTTTGGCGCAGTAAGTTTTCCCGCATTGTTGTCCCATGGGTAATCGGAGTATTACTTTTTGCACCGCTGATTACCTACGTAATCCCGTTTAGTCGTATGGATATACCACCAAGCTATATGTCTTTTTGGGCAAATTTCTTTCAACCTCCATTTTTTAATCAGGCACATTATTGGTTTTTGGGTGTCTTAGCCTGGTTCTTTGCCCTGCTTACGGTTGTATATCATTTTTCGCCATCATTCTGCCAGAGGAAAACATCCCCTTCTTCGCCATCTATAGGTACTTTTTTATTTATTTGTCTGGTGCCTGCCATCGCTTTCTTTGTTGCCAATCTTTATTTTCATTCAGATGAATGGGTCAGTGTAGCCTATATAGCCCATATTCAACCGACACGTATTGGGCTGTATTTATGTTACTTTGGGTTAGGCGTACATGCCTGGCGTAACTTATGGTTTACTAAAGCCGGGTACAATCCTGAGTTTGGCCGTTGGTTTTTTGCGTTTGTAGTTATGCTCGCCATTTTTACTGCCTACAGAATTGTATTTAGCGATACTACGCCATTATTGCTTAAGGCAGGTCACGCGTTAGTGCATTCTATTTTTAACCTCGCTGCTACGTTTGGTTTTATGGTACTATTCCGGGATTTCTTTAACAGTGATGCATATCTATGGCGCAGGTTATCTGCCAATTCGTATACTATCTACTATATAAATTACTTTATTCTTCTGCCGATAGCTTGCCTGGTACAGAAGTTGGAAGCTCCGGTGTGGATCAAATTTGTTTCGGTGTCTACGTTAGCTGTGGTCCTATGTTATCTGGTATCAGAATATATCATCGGGAGAGTTATATCTATAAGCAGAAAAAAGCCAGCTCAAATTCTGGATCACAGCTCTTAA
- a CDS encoding MerR family transcriptional regulator: MYTVKEVAQKIKLTEHTIRFYTDKGLVPNVQRDKYNNRLFDEESLNWLIRVKYLKDCGMSIKDINHFVELYQQGDSSLLLRYEIILKYREMAREQLAEATGRLAFMEEKVRRYHTIIKQVSSNDTNT, from the coding sequence ATGTACACAGTCAAAGAAGTAGCCCAGAAAATAAAGCTCACAGAGCATACTATCAGATTTTATACAGATAAGGGCTTGGTCCCGAACGTACAACGTGACAAATACAACAATCGTCTTTTTGACGAAGAGTCGCTTAATTGGCTGATCAGGGTGAAGTATCTTAAAGATTGCGGTATGTCGATAAAGGATATCAACCACTTTGTCGAACTATACCAGCAAGGAGATTCTTCCCTCCTTCTCCGTTACGAAATTATTTTAAAATACAGGGAGATGGCACGGGAGCAGTTAGCGGAGGCAACGGGCAGGCTTGCGTTTATGGAAGAAAAGGTCAGGCGCTATCATACCATCATCAAGCAAGTCAGTTCGAACGATACAAATACATGA
- a CDS encoding SDR family oxidoreductase, with amino-acid sequence MKLSGNTILITGGGSGIGLAFAERFIKRGNKVIVCGRREQVLQRAKEKFPGIITRKCDIAIEAERIALFSWVTGNYPEINVLVNNAGIQQRFNVLKPDEKYDWRYFSNEITVNLEAPVHLSMLFAPYFAKKEEAAIVNVTSGLAFTPLAIAPIYSATKSALHSYTMSLRHQLSATAIEVIEVAPPAVNTDLAGAGLHTHGEPVDAFADGIFEGLEAGKAEIGYGTSVERLRMSRDKIDEYAEKMYDAMKASIE; translated from the coding sequence ATGAAACTATCGGGCAACACAATACTCATTACGGGCGGCGGTTCCGGAATCGGACTGGCTTTTGCTGAACGATTTATCAAGAGAGGAAACAAAGTAATTGTTTGCGGACGACGTGAACAGGTATTGCAGAGAGCCAAAGAAAAGTTTCCCGGCATCATTACCCGGAAGTGCGATATAGCGATAGAAGCAGAGCGTATCGCCTTATTTAGTTGGGTAACCGGGAATTATCCAGAGATCAATGTATTAGTTAACAACGCAGGAATTCAACAAAGGTTCAATGTGCTAAAACCAGATGAAAAGTACGACTGGCGCTATTTCAGTAACGAAATTACAGTCAATCTGGAGGCCCCTGTTCATCTTTCCATGCTGTTTGCGCCCTATTTTGCCAAGAAGGAAGAGGCGGCTATTGTTAATGTGACATCCGGGCTGGCCTTTACACCTCTTGCAATTGCCCCGATTTATTCGGCTACCAAATCGGCACTTCATTCGTATACTATGAGCTTAAGACACCAGCTTTCCGCCACAGCCATAGAAGTGATTGAGGTAGCTCCACCGGCAGTAAATACCGATTTAGCCGGAGCAGGACTGCATACTCATGGGGAACCGGTAGATGCCTTTGCCGACGGCATTTTCGAGGGACTGGAAGCAGGTAAAGCAGAAATTGGCTATGGCACTTCCGTAGAACGCTTGCGTATGTCCCGCGATAAAATTGATGAGTATGCAGAAAAAATGTACGACGCCATGAAAGCTTCCATTGAATAA
- a CDS encoding TetR family transcriptional regulator: MGNAEATKERILEAAMEEFSSYGIAGARVDRIAKKANCNKNMIYIYFENKETLFTTVLQNNLQRVYEEITFTPDDLPGYAVRVFDFAIANPGLYRLLAWYSLEQNTVNLAERTLVQQKKITELMNAQRSGLIGSTFTPGFLLTAIMVLATAWTPINPFGPSYEPNALKMPAETREAVFQAVSLLAKA; this comes from the coding sequence TTGGGAAACGCTGAAGCAACCAAAGAACGAATATTAGAGGCAGCAATGGAAGAATTCTCGTCCTATGGCATCGCAGGCGCCCGTGTTGATCGTATTGCCAAGAAGGCTAACTGCAATAAGAATATGATCTATATCTATTTTGAAAATAAAGAGACACTTTTTACCACTGTTCTGCAGAACAACTTGCAGCGGGTCTACGAAGAAATCACCTTCACACCCGATGATCTTCCCGGCTATGCGGTGAGAGTATTTGATTTTGCGATAGCCAATCCCGGCTTATATCGCTTACTGGCTTGGTACAGCCTGGAACAAAATACGGTTAACTTAGCTGAACGTACACTAGTTCAGCAAAAAAAAATAACCGAGCTAATGAATGCGCAAAGGTCCGGGCTGATTGGTTCGACTTTCACGCCGGGTTTTCTTCTTACGGCCATCATGGTTTTAGCCACCGCCTGGACGCCGATTAATCCATTTGGCCCCTCCTATGAACCTAATGCTTTAAAAATGCCGGCAGAGACCAGGGAGGCAGTTTTCCAGGCTGTTAGCCTGCTTGCGAAAGCTTAA